Proteins from one Candidatus Omnitrophota bacterium genomic window:
- the tilS gene encoding tRNA lysidine(34) synthetase TilS codes for MKNNIVEKVLKTMRSYDMVKSGDTVLAAVSGGPDSILLLHLLARLKNKLRIKEIVVCNLDHGIRGKESSDDSMFVKKYSATLGLKFIHKKIKLRSAKTGGLSMEEAAREARYIFFNNAAASVGADSIATGHTLDDQAETVLMRILKGASLKGLVGISPVRSEGSFRMIRPLIELEKTEITDYLDAESIPYRIDSTNAEPIYFRNVIRGEIMPFLEKYNPRLKRSLFNLAEHLREDFEFISQEKARAQRDIVRVKGRVVEMALKDIIVQPRAIQKEILRDSLEKAGGEVKKLSFRHWKEIEALIRTGRKGNSVDLPGSVRAGRTATHLIFRII; via the coding sequence ATGAAAAATAATATCGTGGAGAAGGTTCTTAAGACCATGCGCAGTTATGATATGGTCAAATCCGGCGATACTGTCCTGGCCGCGGTATCGGGCGGCCCCGATTCTATACTACTGCTCCATCTTCTCGCGCGCCTGAAAAACAAGCTCCGGATAAAAGAGATCGTAGTCTGCAATCTCGACCATGGCATCCGCGGCAAAGAATCTTCGGATGATTCGATGTTTGTAAAAAAATATTCGGCTACCCTCGGTTTGAAGTTTATTCATAAGAAGATAAAATTGAGAAGCGCTAAGACGGGCGGGCTGTCCATGGAAGAAGCGGCTCGCGAGGCGAGGTATATTTTTTTTAATAACGCGGCCGCTTCTGTCGGCGCGGATTCTATAGCTACCGGGCATACGCTGGATGACCAGGCAGAGACGGTGCTTATGCGAATCCTGAAGGGGGCTTCACTGAAAGGCCTCGTCGGTATATCGCCCGTCAGAAGCGAGGGCTCTTTTAGAATGATACGGCCGCTGATAGAGCTCGAAAAGACCGAGATAACGGATTACCTGGATGCCGAGTCGATACCTTACAGGATCGATAGTACCAATGCCGAGCCTATATATTTCCGGAATGTAATAAGGGGTGAAATAATGCCTTTTTTAGAAAAATATAACCCCCGGCTGAAACGTTCCTTATTTAATCTCGCTGAACACCTGCGGGAGGATTTTGAATTTATATCTCAAGAGAAGGCTCGCGCCCAGAGAGACATCGTGCGCGTGAAAGGACGCGTTGTCGAGATGGCGCTGAAGGATATTATCGTCCAGCCCAGGGCGATACAGAAAGAGATATTGAGGGATTCCCTGGAAAAAGCGGGGGGTGAGGTCAAGAAATTGTCCTTCAGGCATTGGAAAGAGATCGAAGCATTGATACGTACCGGCAGAAAAGGCAATTCCGTGGACTTGCCCGGAAGTGTACGGGCCGGACGCACGGCAACGCATCTTATATTCCGCATAATATAA
- a CDS encoding pyridoxine 5'-phosphate synthase, whose product MPKLGVNIDHVATLREARKTYMPDPIEAAVLCEAAGCDSIVCHLREDRRHINDADVTTLRESVRTRFNLEMSIVPEIVGIACRVKPDQATLVPERRQEVTTEGGLDVRGNLKKVSSAVARLKDGGIDVSLFIGPSFAQIDAAVKSGATIIELHTGEYANAATDTARKRELETLKKAVRHAASLGLEVNAGHGLNYENTFDVARIPKMNELNIGHSIISRAIFVGIEAAVREMLEIVR is encoded by the coding sequence ATGCCGAAACTCGGTGTTAACATAGATCACGTTGCCACGCTTCGCGAAGCCCGCAAGACTTACATGCCGGACCCGATAGAGGCCGCAGTGCTTTGTGAGGCGGCCGGCTGTGACTCCATCGTCTGCCATTTGCGCGAGGACAGGCGGCATATAAACGATGCCGATGTCACGACGCTCCGCGAGAGCGTAAGGACGCGGTTCAATCTGGAGATGTCGATAGTTCCTGAGATAGTCGGTATCGCCTGCCGGGTGAAGCCGGACCAGGCGACGCTTGTTCCTGAGAGACGGCAGGAGGTCACGACCGAGGGCGGGCTCGACGTCAGGGGCAACCTCAAAAAAGTTAGTTCGGCCGTGGCGCGCCTTAAAGACGGCGGTATCGACGTCAGCCTCTTCATAGGCCCGTCGTTCGCTCAGATAGACGCGGCTGTAAAGTCAGGCGCTACCATAATCGAGCTACACACCGGTGAATACGCCAATGCCGCGACGGATACTGCCCGAAAGCGGGAGCTCGAGACGCTGAAAAAGGCTGTGCGTCACGCCGCTTCGCTTGGGCTCGAGGTCAATGCCGGACATGGGCTTAATTATGAAAATACATTTGACGTCGCGCGTATCCCTAAGATGAACGAGCTCAACATCGGCCACTCCATTATTTCGAGAGCGATATTTGTAGGTATCGAAGCGGCTGTCCGGGAAATGCTGGAGATAGTCAGATGA
- the cdaA gene encoding diadenylate cyclase CdaA: protein METVNVWKIVLEILILWYVIYMILLFVKGTRSEQLLKGLVIVTLIFIGTQQLGLNVINWVITRLFPISVIALLFVFQPELRRGLAQLGQFGRHQENIEAMDEVSKAAAALARKKIGALIVIERETGLKSYVETGTVIDSEVTAYLITSIFLQQSPLHDGAIILQHGRLTAAGCVLPLPQEEKDLPKYMGMRHRAAVGISEETDAVCVVVSEETGNISVANGGKLHYGLDEDNLNKMLKDLFCKPAKRRERVRVLPSLKAKKG, encoded by the coding sequence ATGGAAACCGTCAACGTATGGAAGATAGTGCTGGAGATATTGATACTCTGGTATGTCATCTATATGATCCTCCTATTTGTTAAAGGCACCCGCTCCGAACAGCTTCTAAAAGGATTGGTAATAGTTACCCTTATCTTTATCGGCACACAGCAACTCGGCCTGAACGTTATAAACTGGGTCATCACCCGGCTTTTCCCCATATCAGTCATAGCGCTACTTTTCGTATTCCAACCGGAACTTCGACGGGGATTGGCCCAGCTCGGCCAATTTGGCAGGCATCAGGAGAATATCGAGGCGATGGATGAGGTGTCGAAGGCCGCGGCGGCGCTTGCAAGGAAAAAGATAGGCGCGCTTATCGTTATCGAGCGCGAGACGGGGCTGAAAAGCTACGTCGAGACCGGAACCGTCATCGACTCGGAGGTTACGGCATATCTTATCACATCCATATTTTTACAACAGTCGCCTTTGCACGACGGAGCGATCATATTACAGCACGGCCGTTTGACCGCGGCCGGTTGCGTTCTGCCGCTTCCGCAAGAGGAGAAAGACCTGCCGAAATATATGGGTATGCGGCACAGGGCCGCGGTAGGCATCAGCGAGGAGACTGACGCGGTTTGCGTGGTGGTGAGCGAGGAGACCGGCAATATCTCGGTCGCGAACGGCGGGAAATTGCATTACGGGCTGGATGAGGATAATCTGAACAAGATGCTCAAAGACCTGTTCTGCAAGCCTGCCAAACGGCGTGAACGTGTCCGCGTGCTTCCGTCTTTAAAAGCGAAAAAGGGATAG
- a CDS encoding NAD(P)H-hydrate dehydratase: MISIDSIRDAFPKRRSDSHKGDFGRVLVVAGSCGYTGAAYLAAQAAVRAGSGLVTLAVPESIHGILASKLTEVMVKPFAETPERALDLDAQSELLSFAKKCSVFAVGPGLSQDKATAQLVRRIAPRLKGPIVLDADGISAFCGYTDALKKATGSGASIVLTPHPGELAKLTGRSVEDIQKSRKDIALKVACEYNIVLVLKGHGTVVADPSGKLYINDTGNPGMASGGVGDVLTGVIAAFLAQGANTFDAAVLGVYFHGLAGDIAAKEKGILSLIATDILDKLPEALRQLG; encoded by the coding sequence ATGATATCGATAGACTCGATAAGAGACGCGTTTCCAAAGAGAAGATCCGATTCGCATAAAGGTGATTTCGGCCGCGTCCTTGTCGTGGCCGGCTCCTGCGGATACACGGGCGCGGCGTATCTGGCGGCTCAAGCGGCGGTCAGGGCGGGGAGCGGACTCGTTACTTTAGCGGTGCCTGAAAGCATACATGGCATACTGGCTTCGAAACTTACCGAGGTCATGGTGAAGCCATTCGCCGAAACGCCCGAGCGCGCTCTGGATCTCGACGCCCAGAGCGAGTTACTGTCGTTCGCGAAAAAATGCAGTGTCTTTGCCGTAGGGCCGGGCCTTTCGCAGGATAAGGCGACCGCCCAGCTCGTCAGGCGGATCGCACCGCGACTCAAAGGCCCGATAGTCCTCGACGCGGACGGCATCAGCGCGTTCTGCGGCTACACGGATGCGTTAAAGAAGGCGACCGGCTCCGGCGCTTCGATAGTGCTTACGCCTCATCCGGGAGAACTCGCGAAGCTGACGGGCAGAAGCGTTGAAGATATTCAGAAATCGAGAAAAGATATTGCGCTTAAAGTCGCCTGTGAGTATAATATCGTCCTGGTTTTAAAAGGGCACGGAACGGTTGTCGCCGATCCTTCAGGGAAGCTATATATAAATGATACCGGTAACCCCGGCATGGCTTCGGGCGGTGTCGGCGATGTGCTTACGGGCGTTATCGCCGCGTTTCTCGCGCAGGGCGCCAACACATTTGATGCGGCAGTGCTCGGCGTATATTTTCACGGCCTCGCCGGAGACATCGCGGCCAAGGAAAAGGGCATTTTAAGTCTTATCGCGACGGACATTTTAGATAAATTGCCGGAAGCGTTAAGGCAGTTAGGCTAG
- the acpS gene encoding holo-ACP synthase: MIFGAGVDIVEIFRMRDAIAKWGDNFLKKIFTDKEIEYSNSKRFACQHLAARFAAKEAVVKAFGEPKKFPIRWTEIEVLNDAEGKPEIKFHAGALKLMKKKKISNVLLSMSHSRNYAIANVILTNGAE; this comes from the coding sequence ATGATATTTGGAGCGGGTGTCGACATAGTGGAGATATTCAGGATGCGCGACGCCATTGCCAAATGGGGCGACAATTTTCTAAAAAAAATATTTACCGATAAAGAGATAGAATATTCGAACTCGAAACGTTTTGCCTGCCAGCACCTTGCCGCGAGATTTGCCGCGAAGGAAGCGGTTGTAAAGGCTTTCGGCGAACCGAAAAAATTCCCCATAAGATGGACGGAGATAGAGGTATTGAATGATGCTGAAGGCAAGCCTGAGATAAAGTTCCACGCCGGCGCGTTGAAATTAATGAAGAAGAAAAAGATCAGTAATGTTTTGCTCAGTATGTCACATTCCCGGAATTATGCGATCGCAAACGTGATACTTACGAATGGTGCGGAATGA
- the ftsH gene encoding ATP-dependent zinc metalloprotease FtsH, which yields MAKRNNKKQPSKQQKSVGNFVIWMFMILGVIYLFGTVNQSIEKPTREIAYSGFFGLLKDNPASQQIRSAVKIENIIKGELSTGEKFVVNIPENDPDLMRLLRENVKTFDIKPPKTLLVNLFYSLGPMFLFILFLWIFAYRSPGGAGGGKIWAFGKSRATLASDQNLKITFADVAGVDEAKEELKEVIEFLKDPRKFQRLGGKIPKGVLLMGHPGTGKTLLAKAVAGEANVPFLSISGSDFVEMFVGVGASRVRDLFEQAKRSAKTSGRGAIIFIDEIDAVGRQRFAGIGGGHDEREQTLNALLVEMDGFNTQEGVILIAATNRPDVLDPALLRPGRFDRQIVIDMPDIVGREAILKVHAKNVKLDAATNLKTIARQTPGFSGADLANLVNEAALLAARRNNETVTMSELQEAMERVMAGPERKSKIISKPEKAIVSYHESGHALLALIIPGADPLHKVSILPRGMALGYTIRLPIEDRYIVSKTELLGRIAGLLGGRASEEITFHEVSTGAQNDLEVATALARKMVTRFGMSERLGHLTFGHKEEQIFLGRDIMEERNYSDQTALVIDQEIRKIIDECYERAKSELIKHQDKLKLLADRLLEKEIMEIGEIRELTGFKADEKKEV from the coding sequence ATGGCTAAACGAAATAATAAAAAACAACCTTCGAAACAACAGAAGAGCGTCGGTAATTTTGTCATATGGATGTTCATGATACTCGGTGTTATATATCTTTTCGGAACCGTTAATCAGAGTATTGAAAAGCCTACGCGGGAGATAGCGTATTCCGGGTTCTTCGGGCTTCTGAAAGACAATCCCGCTTCACAACAGATAAGGTCCGCGGTAAAAATAGAGAATATAATAAAGGGGGAATTGTCGACGGGTGAGAAGTTTGTCGTAAACATCCCGGAGAACGATCCGGATCTTATGCGGCTTCTCAGGGAGAATGTCAAGACCTTCGACATAAAACCGCCGAAGACGCTTTTGGTAAATCTTTTCTATTCGCTCGGGCCGATGTTTTTGTTTATCCTGTTTCTGTGGATATTCGCGTATCGCTCTCCGGGCGGAGCAGGCGGCGGGAAGATATGGGCGTTTGGTAAATCCCGCGCCACGCTCGCCTCTGATCAGAATCTTAAAATAACCTTTGCCGACGTTGCCGGTGTGGACGAAGCCAAGGAAGAATTAAAGGAAGTTATCGAATTTTTGAAGGATCCCAGAAAATTCCAGAGGCTCGGCGGGAAAATACCGAAAGGTGTTTTGCTTATGGGCCATCCGGGCACCGGCAAGACGCTCTTAGCCAAGGCCGTAGCGGGCGAAGCGAACGTACCGTTTTTGTCAATATCGGGTTCAGACTTTGTGGAGATGTTCGTGGGCGTCGGCGCCTCGAGGGTGCGCGACCTTTTTGAGCAGGCGAAGCGCTCGGCAAAGACGAGCGGACGGGGAGCTATCATATTCATCGATGAGATCGACGCTGTCGGGCGCCAGAGATTTGCCGGCATAGGCGGCGGCCACGACGAGAGAGAGCAGACGCTGAACGCGCTTTTAGTCGAGATGGACGGTTTTAATACGCAGGAAGGCGTTATCCTCATCGCGGCTACCAACAGGCCGGATGTTTTGGATCCCGCGCTTCTTCGTCCGGGACGGTTCGATCGCCAAATCGTTATCGATATGCCGGATATCGTCGGACGCGAGGCGATCCTGAAAGTGCACGCGAAGAACGTAAAACTCGACGCGGCAACTAATCTGAAGACGATAGCGCGCCAGACACCCGGGTTCTCCGGAGCGGATCTCGCGAACCTTGTGAACGAAGCGGCGCTTCTTGCCGCCCGTCGGAACAATGAGACTGTGACCATGAGCGAACTGCAGGAAGCGATGGAGCGCGTCATGGCGGGCCCCGAGAGGAAATCGAAGATAATATCTAAACCTGAAAAGGCGATAGTGTCCTATCACGAATCCGGGCACGCTTTGCTGGCGCTCATAATCCCGGGCGCGGATCCTTTGCATAAAGTTTCGATATTGCCGCGCGGCATGGCGCTCGGCTACACGATACGGCTTCCGATCGAAGACCGCTATATCGTTTCGAAGACAGAGCTTCTCGGTAGGATCGCCGGACTTCTCGGCGGCAGGGCGAGCGAAGAGATTACATTCCACGAAGTGTCGACCGGCGCGCAGAACGATCTCGAGGTCGCTACGGCGCTGGCGCGTAAAATGGTTACGCGGTTCGGTATGAGTGAGAGACTGGGGCATCTGACATTCGGCCATAAAGAGGAACAGATATTCCTGGGTCGCGACATAATGGAAGAGCGCAATTATAGCGACCAGACCGCTCTCGTAATAGACCAGGAAATACGTAAAATAATAGATGAATGCTATGAGCGCGCGAAGAGCGAGCTTATTAAACATCAGGATAAATTAAAACTTTTAGCGGACCGGCTTTTGGAAAAAGAGATAATGGAGATTGGGGAGATAAGGGAGCTCACCGGATTCAAAGCCGATGAAAAGAAGGAAGTTTAA
- the folP gene encoding dihydropteroate synthase: MKRRKFKPICIMGILNTTPDSFSDGGKYFNKRSALVHAMKMVRDGADIIDIGGESTRPGARDVSADEELSRVIPVITAISKRCDVVISVDTRKSEVAEEALRSGARIINDISGLKHDPAMAAVAARYGASVIVMHMKGTPKSMQKAPRYRDLIAEIKTGLRESLCVARTAGIETDKLIIDPGIGFGKTLNHNLEILNRLEEFKAFGLPLCVGVSRKSFIGNILGRPAADRLAGTIAACVVAVTKGADILRVHDVREAADAFEVTRRILNLRT; the protein is encoded by the coding sequence ATGAAAAGAAGGAAGTTTAAACCTATCTGCATCATGGGGATCCTTAATACGACCCCCGACTCATTTTCCGACGGTGGAAAGTATTTTAATAAACGCTCCGCGTTAGTCCACGCGATGAAGATGGTTCGCGACGGCGCCGATATCATAGATATAGGCGGCGAATCGACCAGGCCCGGGGCGCGCGACGTGAGCGCGGATGAGGAGCTCTCCCGGGTTATCCCGGTCATCACGGCCATATCGAAGCGTTGCGATGTTGTCATATCGGTAGATACTCGGAAGTCGGAGGTTGCCGAGGAAGCGCTTCGTTCGGGCGCGCGGATCATCAATGATATTTCCGGTTTGAAACACGACCCGGCAATGGCGGCCGTCGCGGCGCGCTATGGGGCGAGCGTTATAGTGATGCACATGAAGGGCACGCCGAAGAGTATGCAGAAAGCGCCGCGGTATCGTGACCTTATTGCCGAGATAAAGACCGGCCTGCGGGAATCACTTTGTGTCGCCCGCACTGCCGGGATAGAGACGGATAAACTGATAATCGATCCGGGTATAGGATTCGGCAAAACATTAAATCACAATCTAGAAATATTAAATAGACTGGAAGAGTTTAAAGCTTTCGGCCTGCCGTTATGCGTCGGGGTTTCAAGAAAATCGTTTATCGGAAATATACTCGGCCGGCCTGCGGCCGACCGGCTTGCGGGAACTATAGCCGCGTGCGTTGTGGCTGTAACTAAAGGCGCGGATATACTGCGAGTTCACGATGTAAGAGAAGCCGCGGATGCTTTCGAGGTCACCCGCAGGATATTGAACTTAAGGACATAA